A DNA window from Paraclostridium bifermentans contains the following coding sequences:
- the ymfI gene encoding elongation factor P 5-aminopentanone reductase: MNKKTALVTGASRGIGKAIATLFAENDYNVLINYNNSEKEALELYNDLKSRGLSVDTYKADVSKKEEVNFMVNYCIGRFESIDVLVNNAGISRTNLFTDISYEEWSEVINTNLNSVFFTTQKALQYMIPQMSGKIINISSIWGMVGGSYEVHYSTSKAAIIGMTKALAKELGPSNIQVNCIAPGVIKTDMLDNISDDTLEMLKEETPLMRLGTPNDIAQCALFLASSNSDFLTGQIISPNGGFVIV, from the coding sequence ATGAATAAAAAAACAGCATTAGTTACAGGGGCATCTAGAGGAATAGGCAAAGCTATAGCTACTTTGTTTGCTGAAAATGATTATAATGTTTTAATAAATTATAATAATTCAGAGAAAGAAGCTTTAGAACTATATAATGATTTAAAAAGTAGAGGGCTGTCAGTAGATACATATAAAGCAGATGTTTCAAAAAAAGAAGAAGTAAATTTCATGGTAAACTATTGCATTGGAAGATTTGAAAGTATAGACGTTTTAGTTAATAATGCAGGCATTAGTAGAACAAATTTATTTACAGACATAAGCTATGAAGAATGGAGTGAGGTAATAAATACAAACCTAAATAGTGTATTTTTCACAACTCAAAAAGCTTTGCAATATATGATACCTCAAATGAGTGGAAAGATAATAAATATATCGTCTATATGGGGAATGGTTGGCGGATCTTATGAGGTTCATTACTCTACTAGTAAAGCTGCTATAATTGGAATGACTAAGGCGCTAGCAAAAGAGTTAGGCCCTTCAAATATTCAAGTGAATTGTATCGCTCCAGGAGTTATAAAAACAGATATGTTAGACAATATATCAGATGATACTCTTGAAATGCTAAAAGAAGAAACTCCTTTAATGAGGCTTGGGACACCTAATGATATAGCACAGTGTGCATTATTTTTAGCAAGTAGCAATTCAGATTTTTTAACAGGACAAATTATAAGTCCTAATGGAGGTTTTGTTATAGTTTAA
- a CDS encoding winged helix-turn-helix transcriptional regulator: MKKSTLTCEIEITLNAIGGKWKPLILYYLIEEGTKRFGEIQSFICNVSHKTLTNQLRELESDGLISRTVYPEVPPRVEYSITDKGMSLYPILEAMCEWGEKNLTDKYELINPQCK; encoded by the coding sequence ATGAAAAAATCTACATTAACATGCGAAATAGAAATAACACTAAATGCTATTGGAGGTAAATGGAAACCTTTAATACTTTATTATTTAATAGAAGAAGGAACTAAGAGATTTGGTGAAATCCAATCATTTATTTGCAATGTATCTCATAAAACCTTAACTAATCAACTAAGAGAATTAGAGTCTGATGGATTGATATCTAGAACAGTTTATCCAGAGGTTCCTCCTAGAGTTGAATATAGTATAACAGATAAAGGTATGAGTTTATACCCAATACTTGAGGCAATGTGCGAATGGGGAGAAAAAAACTTAACTGATAAATATGAACTTATAAACCCTCAGTGTAAATAA
- a CDS encoding YczE/YyaS/YitT family protein, producing the protein MKNFIRLVIGLFVCSIGIVLTIQANLGLSPWDAFHHGLSKNLGITMGQASMLLGIIVVIVDMFLGENLGIGTILNMLLIGIFMDFFMINNIIPTSTNIVIGFIMLFIGMFIIGIGCVIYIGAGYGSGPRDGLMVALHKKTKRPVKTIKTCIEMFALIFGFILGGSVGIGTVITTLVFGLFIEYSFKICKFDTNSIKHRYILDDIKCIKYRLFNDSYKECINQTNADENSH; encoded by the coding sequence ATGAAAAACTTTATACGGTTAGTTATAGGTTTATTTGTTTGTTCAATTGGAATAGTTTTAACTATACAGGCCAATTTAGGATTATCACCTTGGGATGCATTTCATCATGGATTATCAAAAAATTTAGGAATTACTATGGGGCAGGCGAGTATGCTACTTGGAATAATAGTTGTTATAGTAGATATGTTTTTAGGTGAAAATTTAGGTATCGGAACAATTTTAAATATGCTTTTAATTGGAATATTTATGGACTTTTTTATGATAAATAATATAATCCCTACATCAACAAATATAGTTATTGGGTTTATAATGTTATTTATAGGGATGTTTATTATAGGAATTGGTTGTGTAATTTATATAGGAGCTGGTTATGGAAGTGGACCAAGAGATGGGTTAATGGTAGCTCTTCATAAAAAAACAAAAAGACCAGTTAAAACAATCAAAACATGTATAGAAATGTTTGCTCTTATATTTGGATTTATACTAGGGGGAAGTGTTGGGATAGGCACAGTAATAACTACCTTAGTATTTGGATTATTTATAGAATATTCATTTAAAATTTGTAAGTTTGACACAAATAGTATAAAACATAGATATATACTGGATGATATTAAGTGTATAAAGTATAGACTCTTTAATGACTCTTACAAAGAATGTATAAATCAGACAAATGCAGATGAAAATTCACATTAA
- a CDS encoding SDR family NAD(P)-dependent oxidoreductase, which yields MYTNKVVVVTGASNGIGRAIATEYAKLNALVIAIDIEEYNFENKNIIFYKADLKDEKIIRDIFEDVVKKYKTTHILINNGAISKFNKSIYDIILSEFDEVMDVNLRGSFICSQEFIKANQDESYGRIVNIASTRFNQNEAGWESYGASKGGLISLTNTMAISLSNTPITVNAISPGWIETQDYEGLSESDHKIHPSGRVGKPKDIVNTCLFLTYDENDFINGCNIIVDGGMTKKMIYD from the coding sequence ATGTATACTAATAAAGTTGTAGTAGTTACAGGGGCAAGTAATGGTATAGGAAGAGCTATTGCTACAGAGTATGCAAAGTTAAATGCATTAGTTATAGCGATAGATATTGAAGAATATAACTTTGAAAATAAGAATATAATTTTTTATAAAGCAGATTTAAAGGATGAAAAAATAATTAGAGATATATTCGAAGATGTCGTAAAAAAATATAAAACTACTCATATATTAATAAATAATGGAGCTATAAGTAAGTTTAATAAATCTATATATGATATAATTTTAAGTGAATTTGATGAAGTGATGGATGTAAATTTAAGAGGAAGTTTTATATGTTCTCAAGAATTTATAAAAGCTAATCAAGATGAAAGTTATGGAAGAATAGTAAATATAGCATCTACTAGATTTAATCAAAATGAAGCTGGATGGGAAAGTTATGGAGCATCTAAAGGTGGACTTATATCTTTAACTAATACAATGGCTATATCATTATCGAATACTCCAATAACAGTTAATGCAATAAGTCCTGGATGGATAGAGACTCAAGATTATGAAGGATTAAGTGAAAGTGATCATAAAATTCATCCATCAGGAAGAGTAGGTAAACCAAAGGATATAGTAAATACCTGTCTATTTTTAACATATGATGAAAATGATTTTATAAATGGATGTAATATAATTGTTGATGGTGGCATGACTAAAAAAATGATATATGACTAA
- a CDS encoding HD domain-containing protein, with the protein MENKIVDYIYGEFELEDVLIELINCDAVQRLKHIHQVGATYLIKEELNVNRFEHSIGVMLLIRMLGGSLKEQIAGLLHDISHTAFSHVIDFVFNNSDEDYHELIFDEVVINSKIPYILNKYGYDFKEILENEEKWTILEKKAPKLCADRVDYTLRDMYKYGFTNKNEINEFLKNIQVLNGEIVTKDIESARWFLDLYYTEVIDFFMNPINGYSYDKLSKAIKIAIDENELNLKDILKTDNEVIDILNRSKNNKIKSLMKSLNKNVKLRINEDKYDIFIKGKTRLIDPGVSICGKLYSLSELDNCVELINTNAKLKMDKGVYIEIL; encoded by the coding sequence ATGGAAAATAAGATAGTAGATTACATATATGGAGAGTTTGAATTAGAGGATGTTTTAATAGAGCTTATAAATTGTGATGCAGTACAAAGATTAAAGCATATACATCAGGTAGGGGCTACATATTTAATTAAAGAAGAATTAAATGTAAATAGATTTGAACATTCAATTGGTGTTATGCTATTAATTAGGATGTTGGGAGGGAGTTTAAAAGAGCAAATAGCGGGATTGCTTCACGATATATCACATACTGCATTTTCACATGTAATAGATTTTGTATTTAATAATAGTGATGAAGATTATCATGAACTTATATTTGATGAAGTTGTAATAAATTCTAAAATTCCATATATATTAAATAAGTATGGATATGACTTTAAAGAAATATTAGAAAATGAAGAGAAATGGACGATACTAGAAAAAAAAGCACCTAAATTATGTGCGGATAGAGTTGATTATACTTTAAGGGATATGTATAAATACGGGTTTACTAATAAAAATGAAATAAATGAGTTTTTAAAAAACATACAAGTATTAAATGGAGAAATTGTTACAAAGGATATAGAGTCAGCTAGGTGGTTTTTAGATCTATACTATACAGAGGTTATAGATTTCTTTATGAATCCTATAAATGGATATTCTTATGATAAGTTATCTAAAGCAATAAAAATTGCAATTGATGAGAATGAGTTGAATTTAAAAGATATATTAAAAACAGATAATGAAGTAATAGACATACTCAACAGATCTAAAAATAATAAAATAAAAAGTCTAATGAAATCATTAAACAAAAACGTAAAACTTAGGATAAATGAAGATAAATACGATATATTTATAAAAGGGAAAACAAGACTTATAGATCCTGGAGTTAGTATATGTGGTAAATTATATTCGTTATCAGAGTTAGACAATTGTGTAGAACTTATAAATACAAATGCAAAATTAAAAATGGACAAGGGTGTATACATAGAAATATTATAA
- a CDS encoding SDR family oxidoreductase: protein MKKLVAITGASSGIGREIAKKLSNNGHPVLLLSRRLDKMEELNLPNSLCKSVDVTNIEKMKEAIKEAEGKFGKVDCLVNCAGIMLLGEPNTQSYEEWSNMIDVNIKGILTGTNIVLNDMVSRNEGTIINISSIAGRKTFDNHSVYCGTKFAVHAITENMRKEVASSNVRVITIAPGVVETPLLSHTTDMNIKDNYNEWKKTIEAGLDPEKIASCVEFAYNQPQDVCIREIVIAKTKQED, encoded by the coding sequence ATGAAAAAATTAGTTGCAATAACAGGAGCAAGTTCAGGAATAGGAAGAGAAATAGCAAAAAAATTATCTAATAATGGTCACCCGGTATTATTATTATCTAGAAGACTTGACAAAATGGAAGAATTAAATTTACCTAATTCTTTATGTAAATCAGTGGATGTAACAAATATAGAAAAAATGAAAGAAGCAATAAAAGAAGCTGAAGGAAAGTTTGGAAAGGTTGATTGTCTAGTAAACTGCGCTGGTATAATGTTACTTGGAGAACCTAATACACAAAGTTATGAAGAGTGGAGCAATATGATAGATGTAAATATAAAGGGTATACTTACAGGAACTAATATTGTATTAAATGATATGGTTTCTAGAAATGAAGGTACAATAATTAATATAAGTTCTATAGCGGGAAGAAAGACATTTGATAATCATTCAGTTTATTGTGGTACAAAATTTGCAGTACATGCAATAACAGAAAATATGAGAAAAGAAGTTGCAAGCTCAAATGTAAGGGTTATAACTATAGCTCCAGGTGTTGTAGAAACTCCTCTTTTATCACATACAACAGATATGAATATAAAAGATAATTATAATGAATGGAAAAAAACTATAGAAGCAGGTCTTGATCCAGAAAAAATAGCAAGTTGCGTAGAGTTTGCTTACAATCAGCCTCAAGATGTATGTATAAGAGAAATTGTTATAGCAAAGACTAAACAAGAAGATTAA